The proteins below are encoded in one region of Deltaproteobacteria bacterium:
- a CDS encoding response regulator, protein MHACYRDVPNTKLTVLLIEDDPDVQDATRMLLEDQGYAVIALTEADAALEAVVNVGPCVVLLDLSLAADPQVFIRALRSTPNFSGRVLLFSAGDRLAERAREVGADGVVAKPFDADKLLRELERRAAELTFSEAGSSAPAP, encoded by the coding sequence GTGCACGCGTGTTATCGCGACGTGCCAAACACCAAGCTCACCGTCCTGCTCATCGAAGATGACCCCGACGTCCAGGACGCCACCCGCATGCTCCTCGAGGACCAGGGCTACGCGGTGATCGCCCTCACCGAGGCCGATGCTGCGCTCGAGGCCGTGGTCAACGTCGGCCCGTGCGTGGTGCTGCTCGATCTCTCGCTCGCGGCGGATCCGCAGGTGTTCATCCGCGCGCTCCGGTCCACGCCGAACTTCAGCGGCCGGGTGCTGCTGTTCTCGGCGGGCGATCGGCTGGCAGAGCGGGCGCGCGAGGTGGGCGCCGACGGCGTGGTGGCCAAGCCCTTCGACGCCGACAAGCTCCTTCGAGAGCTCGAGCGCCGCGCAGCCGAGCTGACGTTCAGCGAGGCGGGGTCATCCGCACCAGCGCCGTGA
- a CDS encoding tetratricopeptide repeat protein — protein sequence MIVAENVMKFLEGKMTWAQVEGLTEEQATRYMQLGAYQMSAKHFEEARRIFECLASVNPNDADAHALVGTALQAEEKFPEAIAAYTEALKRNPKHVVALSHRGELRRKQGDAEGFADLKRAAELDPMGKSEAGRRAAQLVRALTFKPSKSR from the coding sequence ATGATCGTCGCCGAGAACGTGATGAAGTTCCTCGAAGGCAAGATGACCTGGGCCCAGGTTGAGGGCCTCACCGAAGAGCAGGCCACGCGGTACATGCAGCTGGGCGCCTACCAGATGTCGGCGAAGCACTTCGAAGAGGCCCGCCGCATCTTCGAGTGCCTGGCCAGCGTGAACCCCAACGACGCCGACGCGCACGCCCTGGTGGGCACGGCGCTCCAGGCCGAGGAGAAGTTCCCCGAGGCCATCGCCGCCTACACCGAGGCCTTGAAGCGCAACCCCAAGCACGTGGTGGCGCTCAGTCACCGGGGCGAGCTGCGCCGCAAGCAGGGCGACGCCGAGGGCTTCGCGGACCTCAAGCGCGCCGCCGAGCTCGACCCGATGGGCAAGTCCGAGGCCGGCCGCCGCGCCGCCCAGCTCGTCCGGGCCCTCACGTTCAAGCCGAGCAAGTCGCGCTGA